Proteins from a genomic interval of Terriglobales bacterium:
- a CDS encoding alkaline phosphatase family protein has protein sequence MSFNRRDFLKIAGTTGAAIVGNGCRGLTNGGDGNGNGGGGTPPPPPPGGGDINAVEHIIFTMQENRSFDHYFGRLPQYRQAKGIPGTVDGLPEGASNPSYDKSTTIPSHHIETDRHENLSPGWRESHRCWNRQDPESPTATLDGFVFSAANYSRNTTEPACDFEGVRAMGYYDERDLPYYYRLASEFAMSDRYFSSVLTATQPNRMYLLSGSSHGYIRPLSSANGDKPIQAPAIFDVLEEKGISWKIYMVNKSDPGEFSYYALFQGYYNKGGRNNPKIVDAEEFFTDAASGNLPQVAMFESGVGSGLDEHPRNDIQKGVAMMRRFFNAVMKSPAWGKSVTFFNYDEGGGFFDHVAPPSAPKPDNIEPFLGPDDPAGSFDRYGYRVPFVAVSPFARKNYVSHTTADHTSILKFIERRFGLPALTSRDAAAHDLLDMFDFAGAPWATPPDLSGVPVPTDDQNICNV, from the coding sequence ATGAGTTTCAATCGCAGGGACTTTCTCAAGATCGCCGGCACCACCGGCGCGGCGATCGTCGGCAACGGATGTCGCGGGCTCACCAACGGTGGCGACGGCAACGGCAATGGCGGCGGCGGCACGCCGCCACCTCCGCCTCCCGGCGGCGGCGACATCAACGCCGTCGAGCACATCATCTTCACCATGCAGGAGAACCGGTCGTTCGACCACTACTTCGGGCGGCTGCCGCAGTATCGCCAGGCCAAGGGCATTCCGGGCACGGTCGACGGCCTGCCCGAGGGCGCCAGCAACCCGTCGTACGACAAGTCGACGACGATCCCGTCGCACCACATCGAGACCGACCGCCACGAGAACCTGAGCCCCGGCTGGCGCGAGAGCCATCGCTGCTGGAATCGGCAGGACCCGGAGTCGCCGACCGCCACGCTCGATGGCTTCGTCTTCAGCGCAGCGAATTACTCGCGCAACACCACAGAACCCGCCTGCGATTTCGAAGGCGTGCGCGCCATGGGTTATTACGACGAGCGCGACTTGCCGTACTACTACCGGCTGGCTTCCGAATTTGCCATGAGCGATCGCTACTTCTCGAGCGTGCTGACGGCCACGCAGCCCAACCGCATGTACCTGCTCTCGGGCTCGAGCCACGGGTATATCCGGCCCCTCAGCTCCGCCAACGGTGACAAACCCATCCAGGCGCCTGCCATCTTCGATGTGCTGGAAGAGAAGGGGATCAGCTGGAAGATCTACATGGTGAACAAGTCCGATCCCGGCGAGTTCAGTTATTACGCGCTCTTCCAGGGCTATTACAACAAGGGCGGCCGGAACAATCCCAAGATCGTGGACGCCGAGGAGTTCTTCACCGACGCCGCCAGCGGGAACCTGCCGCAGGTCGCGATGTTCGAATCCGGGGTGGGCAGCGGCCTCGACGAGCACCCGCGGAATGACATCCAGAAGGGGGTCGCGATGATGCGCCGCTTCTTCAACGCCGTCATGAAGAGCCCGGCGTGGGGCAAGTCGGTCACGTTCTTCAACTACGACGAGGGCGGCGGTTTCTTCGATCACGTCGCGCCGCCGAGCGCGCCCAAGCCCGACAACATCGAGCCCTTCCTCGGGCCCGACGATCCGGCCGGCAGCTTCGATCGCTACGGCTACCGCGTGCCATTCGTCGCCGTGTCACCGTTTGCACGCAAGAACTACGTCTCGCACACCACCGCGGACCACACCTCGATCCTGAAGTTCATCGAGAGGCGCTTTGGCCTGCCGGCGCTCACCAGTCGCGACGCCGCCGCGCATGACCTGCTCGACATGTTCGACTTCGCGGGCGCGCCGTGGGCCACTCCGCCCGACCTGAGCGGCGTCCCGGTGCCCACGGACGACCAGAACATCTGCAACGTGTAG
- a CDS encoding B-box zinc finger protein, protein MNCANHPQTPSTAFCRTCGKAICEECKRDVRGVIYCEDCIVARLSDTLPAAGAAVAGAPGAVVVPNAPNPALAAVLAGFFPFGVGQVYNGQVGKAILHCGLFALLIVAVKNAGGAEPLFGLMIAFFYFYQIFDAYRSAKAKQLGLPTPDPLGIYRSVGVHESSAPAATAPAEQAAPQGKVPVGAVILIGMGLLFFLSNMGMFRMYWLGKLWPLILIFFGVRLLMRNRPAAS, encoded by the coding sequence ATGAACTGCGCCAACCATCCACAGACTCCCTCCACCGCGTTCTGCCGCACGTGCGGCAAGGCGATCTGCGAGGAGTGCAAGCGCGACGTCCGCGGGGTGATCTACTGCGAGGATTGCATCGTCGCGCGCCTGAGCGACACGCTGCCGGCGGCGGGAGCCGCCGTGGCCGGCGCGCCGGGCGCCGTAGTGGTCCCGAACGCCCCCAACCCCGCGCTCGCGGCGGTGCTCGCCGGCTTTTTCCCGTTCGGCGTGGGCCAGGTCTACAACGGACAGGTGGGGAAGGCCATCCTGCACTGCGGCCTCTTCGCGCTGCTCATCGTCGCGGTCAAGAACGCGGGCGGCGCCGAGCCGCTGTTCGGCCTGATGATCGCGTTCTTCTACTTCTACCAGATCTTCGACGCCTACCGGTCGGCCAAGGCCAAGCAGCTCGGCCTGCCGACGCCGGACCCGCTCGGCATCTATCGCTCGGTCGGCGTGCATGAATCGAGCGCCCCGGCCGCCACTGCCCCCGCCGAGCAGGCTGCACCCCAGGGGAAGGTGCCGGTCGGCGCCGTCATCCTCATCGGCATGGGCCTGCTGTTCTTCCTCAGCAACATGGGGATGTTCCGGATGTACTGGCTGGGCAAGCTGTGGCCGCTGATCCTCATCTTCTTCGGCGTGCGCCTGCTGATGCGCAATCGCCCGGCAGCGAGCTAA
- a CDS encoding anti-sigma factor codes for MTETGHKPMNCAEFDGLLAEAIDGLLSPAEMARMAGHAAGCPLCAPAMVLAQEGRSLLRGLPELEPPAYLVQKILNVTSEVAPRTVEEKAAREWSWSLRPMFAALMTPRFGMSFAMAFFSIMLVLNVAGVQLSDVKNLDLRPSAVKSNVVKGYYETTGRVTRYYENLRFVYQVQSTLRDLRNATNSQDEQPQPQPDQKQQQQKQPQGPGSDTSEQNRENNDKREKNERYSLERPAIQLAEARPQIVFDADRSEA; via the coding sequence ATGACCGAGACGGGTCACAAACCGATGAATTGCGCCGAGTTTGACGGGCTGCTGGCCGAGGCCATCGACGGGCTGCTGAGCCCGGCGGAGATGGCCCGCATGGCCGGGCACGCGGCCGGCTGCCCGCTGTGCGCGCCCGCGATGGTGCTGGCCCAGGAAGGCCGCAGCCTGCTGCGCGGGCTGCCCGAACTGGAGCCGCCGGCCTACCTGGTGCAGAAGATCCTGAACGTCACCAGCGAGGTGGCGCCGCGGACGGTGGAAGAGAAGGCGGCGCGCGAGTGGTCGTGGAGCCTGCGGCCGATGTTCGCCGCGCTCATGACGCCGCGCTTCGGCATGTCGTTCGCGATGGCCTTCTTCTCGATCATGCTGGTGCTGAACGTGGCGGGCGTGCAGCTCTCCGACGTCAAGAACCTCGACCTGCGGCCGAGCGCGGTGAAGAGCAACGTGGTGAAGGGCTACTACGAGACCACCGGGCGCGTGACGCGCTACTACGAGAACCTGCGGTTCGTGTACCAGGTGCAGTCGACGCTGCGCGACCTGCGCAACGCGACCAACTCGCAGGACGAGCAGCCGCAGCCGCAGCCGGACCAGAAACAGCAGCAGCAGAAGCAGCCGCAAGGACCGGGCTCCGACACCAGCGAGCAGAATCGCGAGAACAACGACAAGCGAGAGAAGAACGAGCGCTATTCGCTCGAGCGTCCCGCGATCCAGCTGGCGGAAGCGCGGCCCCAGATCGTATTCGATGCAGACAGGAGCGAAGCATGA
- a CDS encoding DUF5668 domain-containing protein, which yields MQRKGFVGPVAMITVGVLFLVQQFTRYDFEDTWPLLLIAIGAAMLLQHSGFLQPAAGTDSTSDKVNHG from the coding sequence ATGCAACGCAAAGGTTTCGTCGGTCCGGTCGCGATGATCACCGTGGGCGTGCTCTTCCTGGTGCAGCAATTCACGCGCTACGACTTCGAGGACACCTGGCCTCTCCTGCTGATCGCCATCGGCGCGGCCATGCTCCTGCAACACTCCGGCTTCCTGCAACCGGCCGCCGGTACTGACTCCACTTCGGACAAGGTGAACCATGGCTAG
- a CDS encoding sigma-70 family RNA polymerase sigma factor: MEDIQAVAGLVRRAVAGDAAAWEELVRGYNRRIYNLCYRFTGSPDEAEDLTQEVFIKMYRSLRSYDVERGAFVSWVTTLTRNLLVDHFRKSRQDRITDSLDAAPQQDEDAPTPAEQLADPKAGPEDRVRSQQTQKLVQQALGKISPELREAVILRDLQDMDYREIAAILKVPEGTVKSRINRGRTELARLLQRTHRQVM, encoded by the coding sequence TTGGAAGACATCCAGGCCGTCGCCGGATTGGTCCGTCGCGCCGTTGCGGGCGACGCAGCCGCCTGGGAAGAGCTCGTGCGCGGTTACAACCGGCGCATCTACAACCTGTGCTACCGCTTCACCGGCTCGCCCGACGAGGCCGAGGACCTCACGCAGGAGGTCTTCATCAAGATGTACCGGTCGCTCCGGAGCTACGACGTGGAGCGCGGGGCGTTCGTCTCGTGGGTGACCACGCTGACGCGCAACCTGCTGGTCGACCACTTCCGCAAATCGCGCCAGGACCGAATCACCGATTCGCTGGACGCCGCGCCGCAGCAGGACGAGGACGCGCCCACGCCCGCCGAGCAGCTCGCCGACCCCAAGGCCGGGCCGGAAGACCGCGTCCGCAGCCAACAGACGCAAAAGCTGGTGCAGCAGGCGCTGGGCAAGATCTCACCCGAGCTGCGCGAGGCGGTCATCCTGCGGGACTTGCAAGACATGGATTACAGGGAGATTGCGGCCATTTTGAAGGTTCCGGAGGGCACGGTGAAATCGCGCATCAATCGCGGACGGACGGAACTGGCAAGGCTATTGCAACGTACCCATAGGCAGGTGATGTGA